A window of the Gossypium arboreum isolate Shixiya-1 chromosome 2, ASM2569848v2, whole genome shotgun sequence genome harbors these coding sequences:
- the LOC108482894 gene encoding uncharacterized protein LOC108482894 yields the protein MATLEDDEADIDPVKMILPDEEGEPEKLTTVGDGAASQQVEQHYIRSIESTVVIRQLPSEGLSFQLWPAATTLVTLLDNYLRHPSTSPLTATLSTDRKLKILELGSGTGLVGIAAAVTLGANVTVTDLPHVIPNLKFNAEANADVVTKRGGTVDVAPLRWGEDDDVEVIGREFDLVLGSDVVYHDHLFEPLIKTLRLLLNGGTKRRVFVMAHLRRWKKDSVFFKKAKKLFDVEILHTDPPKEGSRIGVVVYAFIGKI from the coding sequence ATGGCTACTCTCGAAGACGATGAAGCCGATATAGATCCCGTTAAAATGATCTTGCCTGATGAAGAAGGTGAACCGGAGAAGCTCACTACGGTAGGCGACGGTGCAGCGAGTCAACAAGTGGAGCAGCATTACATCCGTTCAATCGAATCAACGGTTGTGATTAGACAACTCCCTTCCGAAGGGCTTTCATTCCAGCTTTGGCCAGCTGCTACTACCCTCGTCACGCTCCTCGATAACTACCTCCGTCACCCTAGCACAAGCCCTCTAACAGCCACCCTATCAACTGACCGGAAACTAAAAATCTTAGAGCTCGGTTCAGGTACCGGTCTCGTTGGAATCGCAGCGGCCGTCACGTTGGGAGCTAACGTGACGGTGACAGACTTGCCACACGTCATCCCCAATTTGAAATTCAACGCGGAAGCAAACGCTGACGTGGTGACTAAAAGAGGTGGGACCGTTGACGTGGCACCGTTGAGATGGGGAGAAGATGATGACGTGGAGGTTATCGGGCGGGAATTTGATCTCGTTTTGGGTTCTGATGTGGTTTACCATGATCATCTATTTGAGCCGTTGATTAAAACGCTGCGTTTGCTGTTGAATGGAGGAACAAAAAGGAGAGTTTTCGTTATGGCTCATTTGAGAAGGTGGAAAAAGGACTCTGTCTTCTTCAAGAAAGCAAAGAAACTGTTTGATGTTGAGATTTTACATACAGATCCTCCCAAAGAAGGGTCTCGAATTGGAGTTGTTGTTTATGCTTTTATTGGGAAAATttaa
- the LOC108471606 gene encoding vacuolar sorting protein 39-like, which produces MVHNAYDSFKLINNCPTKIDAVESYGSKLLVGCSDGSLRIYGPDSSIADQSPPFDPLTLRKKPYALERTVEWFSKKALLSMKVLESRGLLLSLSESIAFHRLPNFETIVVIAKAKGANVYSWDDRRGLLCFARQKRVCIFRHDGHGFLEVKEFGVPDTVKSISWSGENICVGVRKDYMILNATNGALSEVFSSGKIAPPLVVPLPSGELILGKENIGVLVDQNVKLVQAGRICWSEAPIAVVIQKPYAIALSPRRVEIHSLRVPYPLIQTIVLHDACHLIKSNNAIVVASNNSVYGLFPVPLGAQIVQLTASGEFEEALALCKLLPPKDADLRVARERSIHTRYAHYLFDNGCYEEAMEHFLASQVDIIYVLSLYPSIVLPKTTTIPKRLSPDDSSCLSDDLETLLPQPSDSDENAAFEFKKTSHNTLMALIKYLQKKGYNIVEKAAAEGMEEVVLDAIGDNFTSARSKKSNKRHGNIPINSAARHMAAILDTALLQALLLTGQPSAALELLNGLNYCDVKICEELLRNGNHYAALLELYKSNSMHRESLKLLHQLVEESKRNQSHAEEFGPEAIIEYLKPLCGTDPMLVLEFSLFVLENRPTQTIELFLSGNIPADMVNAYLKQHAPNMQGRYLELMLAMNENRISANLQNEMVQISLSEVLEWYSELSAQQMWDEKAYSPTRKKLLSALESISGYNPEALLEHLPPDALFEERAILFGKMNQHELALSLYVHKLHVPELALAYCDRVYDSAVHRLPVKSSGNLYLTLLQIYLNPQKTTKYFENSIMNLVSSSNTSTQKVSSVASLKSKVGRKKIASIEGAEDMRISPSNTDTTIEESSEEGGSTIMFDRVLDLLSRRWDRINGAYALKILPRETKLQNLLPFLGPLVKKSSEAYRNSSVIKSLRQTESLQVKDELYNQRKATVKISRDSTCSLCDKKIGTTVFAIYPNRKTLVHFVCFRDSQNKKVVTRGSLLKSDDVGVYA; this is translated from the exons atggtgcATAATGCCTATGATTCCTTCAAGCTTATTAACAATTGTCCCACTAAAATCGACGCCGTCGAATCCTACGGTTCCAAGCTCCTCGTTGGCTGTTCCGATGGTTCCCTTCGAATATACGGTCCTGATTCCTCAATCGCCGACCAATCTCCACCGTTCGATCCTCTCACGTTACGGAAAAAACCTTACGCACTGGAGAGAACCGTTGAATGGTTTTCAAAGAAAGCTCTGCTTTCAATGAAGGTATTGGAATCGAGAGGGCTACTTTTGTCGCTCTCTGAATCAATCGCTTTTCATAGGCTTCCGAATTTTGAAACTATTGTTGTGATCGCTAAAGCTAAAGGCGCTAATGTCTACTCTTGGGACGATCGTAGAGGCTTGCTTTGCTTTGCTAGGCAAAAAAGAGTTTGCATTTTCAGGCATGACG GACATGGATTCTTGGAGGTGAAAGAGTTTGGTGTACCAGATACAGTGAAGTCGATATCATGGTCTGGTGAGAACATATGTGTAGGTGTTAGAAAGGACTACATGATATTAAACGCCACGAATGGCGCATTGTCAGAGGTTTTCTCTTCGGGGAAGATAGCGCCACCATTAGTTGTTCCTCTTCCTTCTGGGGAACTTATTCTCGGGAAG GAAAATATTGGAGTCCTTGTGGATCAAAATGTTAAGCTTGTTCAAGCTGGTAGGATATGTTGGTCAGAAGCTCCTATTGCTGTTGTTATCCAGAAGCCATATGCAATAGCTCTGTCTCCCAGGCGTGTTGAG ATTCACTCCCTCCGAGTTCCATATCCTTTAATACAGACGATTGTCCTCCATGATGCTTGTCATCTTATAAAAAGTAACAATGCCATTGTTGTAGCATCAAACAATTCAGTTTATGGGCTTTTCCCTGTTCCTCTTGGTGCACAG ATTGTCCAATTAACAGCATCTGGAGAATTTGAGGAAGCGTTGGCTTTGTGTAAGCTGCTTCCACCTAAAGATGCAGACCTTAGAGTTGCAAGGGAGCGTTCGATTCATACAAG ATATGCTCATTATCTCTTTGACAATGGTTGCTATGAGGAGGCAATGGAGCACTTTTTGGCATCTCAAGTGGATATTATTTATGTTCTTTCTTTGTATCCATCCATTGTTCTTCCCAAAACAACTACAATTCCCAAGCGCCTCTCTCCGGATGATTCATCCTGCCTGTCAGACGATCTGGAAACCTTGCTTCCACAACCATCAGACTCTGATGAGAATGCAGCATTCGAGTTCAAGAAAACGAGCCACAATACTCTCATGGCTCTTATTAAGTACCTACAAAAGAAAGGATACAACATTGTAGAGAAAGCTGCTGCCGAGGGAATGGAAGAGGTAGTTTTAGATGCCATCGGGGATAACTTTACTTCAGCTAGGTCTAAGAAGTCAAATAAG CGGCACGGTAACATTCCAATTAACTCAGCTGCTAGGCATATGGCAGCTATACTTGATACAGCCCTCCTCCAAGCTCTGCTTCTTACTGGACAACCATCTGCAGCTTTAGAATTGCTGAACGGTCTTAACTACTGTGACGTAAAAATATGCGAGGAGCTTCTTCGAAATGGGAATCACTATGCTGCTCTGTTAGAACTATACAAAAGTAACTCAATGCACCGTGAATCTCTTAAACTATTACATCAATTAGTTGAAGAGTCGAAAAGAAACCAATCACATGCTGAGGAGTTCGGTCCTGAGGCAATTATTGAGTATCTCAAG CCTCTCTGTGGCACCGATCCGATGCTTGTGCTTGAGTTCTCGTTGTTTGTTCTCGAAAACCGTCCAACACAAACCATTGAGCTATTTTTGTCTGGAAATATTCCAGCAGACATGGTCAATGCTTATTTGAAGCAGCATGCTCCAAACATGCAGGGCAGGTACTTGGAACTTATGCTCGCGATGAATGAAAATAGGATCTCAGCGAACCTGCAGAATGAAATG GTACAAATCTCTCTCTCAGAAGTACTTGAATGGTATTCAGAGCTAAGTGCTCAACAGATGTGGGATGAGAAGGCTTATTCTCCGACAAGGAAGAAATTATTGTCTGCATTAGAAAGCATCTCGGGGTACAATCCGGAGGCTTTGTTGGAACATCTTCCTCCAGATGCTTTATTCGAAGAGCGTGCAATTTTGTTCGGAAAAATGAACCAACATGAACTTGCGCTATCACTATATGTTCATAAG CTTCATGTACCTGAACTGGCACTGGCCTATTGTGATCGGGTTTATGACTCTGCAGTTCATCGACTCCCGGTAAAATCCTCTGGCAATCTATACCTCACTCTTTTACAGATTTATCTGAATCCTCAGAAAACAACCAAATACTTTGAAAATAGTATTATGAATTTGGTATCATCCTCAAATACAAGCACGCAAAAGGTTAGTTCAGTGGCTTCACTGAAATCTAAAGTAGGACGTAAGAAAATTGCGTCAATAGAAGGTGCGGAGGATATGCGTATCAGTCCTAGTAACACCGATACCACCATCGAAGAATCTAGTGAGGAAGGAGGCTCTACTATCATGTTCGATCGGGTACTTGATCTTTTGAGTCGAAGGTGGGATAGAATCAATGGAGCTTATGCACTCAAAATCTTACCGAGGGAGACTAAACTACAG AACTTGCTTCCATTTCTGGGACCTCTTGTAAAAAAGTCCAGTGAAGCATACAGGAACTCCTCTGTCATCAAGAGCTTGAGGCAGACTGAGAGCCTACAG GTTAAAGATGAACTCTACAACCAAAGAAAAGCTACGGTAAAGATTTCGAGAGATAGTACGTGCTCTCTCTGCGACAAGAAAATCGGAACAACCGTATTCGCCATCTACCCGAATCGGAAAACATTGgttcactttgtttgctttagaGATTCACAAAATAAGAAAGTTGTAACCAGAGGCTCATTACTAAAGAGCGATGATGTTGGAGTGTATGCATAA
- the LOC128289405 gene encoding protein AE7-like 1: SLTGSANFVRDIRDPEHPYSLEQLSVLSEESITVDEKLGRILITFTPTIQHCSMATVIGLCLRVKLKECFPPHFKVDIKVAPGSHADEESVNKLLNDKERVAAALENPNLRQLVDECLYSNEL, from the exons TCTTTGACTGGAAGTGCAAATTTCGTGAGGGATATTAGAGATCCTGAACATCCTTATTCATTGGAGCAGCTTAGTGTTCTTTCCGAGGAATCAATCACCGTTGATGAGAAGCTCGGCCGTATTCT GATAACTTTCACTCCCACAATTCAGCATTGCAGCATGGCGACTGTAATCGGTTTATGCCTAAGGGTTAAATTAAAAGAATGTTTTCCTCCGCATTTTAAG GTTGACATTAAAGTCGCCCCGGGATCTCATGCTGATGAAGAATCAG TTAATAAGCTGTTGAATGATAAAGAACGAGTCGCCGCTGCCTTAGAGAATCCTAACCTTCGCCAACTTGTGGACGAGTGCCTTTATTCCAATGAACTTTGA
- the LOC108471307 gene encoding protein AE7-like 1 translates to MTLGLINANPVVHAKKERVVRNEDPHGDDAVDPLEIYDFVRDIRDPEHPYSLEQLSVLSEESITVDEKLGRILITFTPTIQHCSMATVIGLCLRVKLKECFPPHFKVDIKVALGSHADEESVNKLLNDKERVAAALENPNLRQLVDECLYSNEL, encoded by the exons ATGACTTTGGGCTTGATCAATGCGAACCCAGTAGTTCACGCCAAGAAAGAACGAGTCGTTCGTAACGAAGATCCTCACGGTGACGACGCCGTTGATCCACTCGAAATCTATGAT TTCGTGAGGGATATTAGAGATCCTGAACATCCTTATTCATTGGAGCAGCTTAGTGTTCTTTCCGAGGAATCAATCACCGTTGATGAGAAGCTCGGCCGTATTCT GATAACTTTCACTCCCACAATTCAGCATTGCAGCATGGCGACTGTAATCGGTTTATGCCTAAGGGTTAAATTAAAAGAATGTTTTCCTCCGCATTTTAAG GTTGACATTAAAGTCGCCCTGGGATCTCATGCTGATGAAGAATCAG TTAATAAGCTGTTGAATGATAAAGAACGAGTCGCCGCTGCCTTAGAGAATCCTAACCTTCGCCAACTTGTGGACGAGTGCCTTTATTCCAATGAACTTTGA
- the LOC108467861 gene encoding phosphatidylinositol transfer protein PDR16-like, with protein sequence MFLRRKHSQKDDSDQRDSKVSELRTAIGPLSGRSAKYCTDACLRRYLEARNWNVDKAKKMLEETLKWRLTYKPEEIRWHEVAHEGETGKVSRANFHDHQGRTVLIMRPGMQNTKSAENNIRHLVYLLENAIMNLAEGQEQMSWLIDFTGFSLNTSIPIKVARDIVYILQGHYPERLAVAFLCNPPKIFEAFYKAVKYFLDPKTAQKVKFVYPKNKDSMELMKSYFDVEDLPGEFGGNGTLKYDHEEFSRLMAEDDVKTAKFWGIDDKPYHIANGNGHSAAEVAPEPAAPIAQRVS encoded by the exons ATGTTTCTTCGGAGAAAACATTCACAGAAGGATGATTCCGATCAACGAGATTCAAAg GTCAGTGAACTCAGGACTGCTATAGGACCCTTGTCTGGTCGCAGTGCAAAGTACTGCACTGATGCATGTTTGAGGAGATATTTGGAAGCTCGGAATTGGAATGTTGACAAAGCAAAGAAAATGTTGGAAGAGACGTTAAAGTGGCGATTGACTTATAAGCCTGAAGAAATCCGTTGG CACGAAGTGGCACATGAAGGTGAGACCGGAAAAGTTTCCAGGGCAAATTTTCATGACCATCAAGGAAGGACCGTGCTTATAATGAGGCCTGGAATGCAG AACACGAAATCAGCTGAAAACAATATCCGACATTTGGTCTATCTTTTAGAAAATGCTATCATGAATCTTGCTGAGGGCCAGGAACAAATGTCCTGGTTGATAGACTTCACCGGGTTTTCGTTGAACACCAGCATTCCCATCAAAGTAGCTCGTGATATTGTTTACATTCTACAAGGCCATTATCCGGAAAGACTTGCTGTTGCTTTCTTGTGTAATCCACCAAAGATTTTTGAAGCATTCTATAAG GCTGTCAAGTATTTTCTTGATCCGAAAACAGCTCAGAAGGTGAAGTTTGTGTACCCTAAAAACAAAGACAGCATGGAGCTCATGAAATCATACTTTGACGTCGAGGACCTCCCCGGTGAATTTGGTGGAAATGGAACGCTGAAGTACGACCATGAAGAGTTCTCACGATTAATGGCTGAGGATGATGTAAAAACCGCTAAATTCTGGGGAATTGACGACAAGCCTTACCACATTGCCAATGGCAATGGGCATTCAGCAGCCGAAGTGGCACCTGAGCCAGCAGCACCCATTGCGCAACGAGTAAGCTAA